The Chlorocebus sabaeus isolate Y175 chromosome 18, mChlSab1.0.hap1, whole genome shotgun sequence sequence atggccagaacccgggaggtggagcttggagtgagccaaaatcgtgtcactgcactccagcctgggcagcagagtgagactccgtctcaaaaaaaaaaaaaaaaaaaaaagttcagggaAGTTCAAGTCCCTAAttataaaatggcacagtatttgtatataacctatgcatatcttCCTGTAAACttaaaatcatctctagattacttttaataaataatacacaACGTCAACAGTACATAAATACTTGCATACtgtgttttaaattatgttttactgTTGTAttgttatgtttattattattctccAAATTTTCAATTTGCGGTTGGTTGAATCtacagatgtggaacccacacATACAGAGGACCAACCGTATACAAAGACAAATGAACCAACTAACAGTATTATAAATAAACAGCACAACCACACCAAAGGGAGttgggaagaaaataattaacctaagtaactctggaaaacagtattttgatATGATGTTATAAGGCTAAAGATCAAAAGAGCAatatttagctgggtgtggtggctcacgcatgtaatcccaacactttggcaggttgagacaggtggatcacttgaggtcaggagttcaagaccagcctggccaatatggtgaaaccctgcctctactaaaaatataaaaattaggcgggtatggtgggtgcctgtaattccagctactcgggaggctaaggcaggagaactgcttgaacctgggagcaaaggctgcagtgagcagagattgtgccactgtgctctagcctgggagacagagtgagactctgtctcaaaaaaaaaaaaaaaaaagcaatagacaAATAATGTAATCTAGTTAGTAAATTCGTTAATTACAGGAATATGGGTTAGCAATTCTAAAACTACTTTGCATGTATAATAAGACTGAACAAACAAACTTACTGTAGATAATGAAAGGATTCTCATAGGAGGAGAAAGTTACAAATAGGGAATGGGAAAAGCTAAAACAAACCATGGTATTAGACTGGAATCAGAGGTATCAATACGAACTcatgattttatacatatatgtgtttatttataggtacacacacatatacacatatatgtacacagatCAACAgataaaaaaatgtacatatgtgAGTATGTGTGGGTTGGTAAACTTGTTTCCTAGATCTTCCTGCTGACATAGTTTATAATGAACAACACCCTAGTAGCACTCAGCACAACTAATGCCTAGATCCTAGTTTCTAAATGCCGTTTTCCAACACAAAGAACCATGGGTCCTCAAAGAACTGCTCAAAAAAGAATGGAGACACGTAAAAAGGACATGGGAGCCAACATGAAGGAACTCCTAATGGCCTAACCTGAAACAATTTCAACAGCAGCATAACTAATTATACTGTACTCTAaaccaagaataaaataaattagtgaatctgtataaaataatttactaaacAAATATAAAGGGAAAGATAGTTTTTCATTATACAAGGTTTTCAGTTAATATAGAAACAAGACAGGATTCACAAATGGATACTAAAATTAGTAGACGAAAGTTTGAGGAGAAACAGGATATCTGCAAAGTCTCAAAGTTCTTTCTAAGATATTTAATAATTACAAGTAGAATCAGTATCTTTACTAAGGATAAAGATCACCTTAACTAAGTGTTCAAAGTTAATACAACCAGTTTTTACATATTCTATCTTTATTACATATTACTATTATTGCATTAACTTATCAATATAttaatgatataaatatataatgagcATGATGCAGTGAGAACAGCACATCACTTCTTCAGCATTCTTGCCAAAAAGGCATAACTTCattctaatcatgagaaaacttCAGACAAATCCAAACAGAAAACCTCTACAAAACAAGTGACTGATCCTACAGACCTGCAGATGATCTGGcaaacaaagaattcaaaatagctgttctaagaaaacacagcaaacatcaacaaaacacacagaaaataattcagaaagatGCACAGAtaccaacaaacaaacacaagaaacatgaaaaaccaagaaaatatgacaccaccaaaggaaTATAATAACTCTAGTAACAGACTCCaatgaaaaggaaatcagtagatTGGtgggaaaagaattcaaaatctttttttttttttaaatcaatgatacaaaaaaaaccacagagaGATAATTTGACCAAATCAGGAAAACGATTCACAATATGAGCAACAAAGTCAACAAAcagaaatcataaaaaagaactaaacagAAAATATGCAgtgaagaattcaatgaatgaaattttaaaatacaatagagAGCTTAATAGACTTGATCAAATAGACAAAGAATCTCTGAACTTGAGGATAAGTCACTTGAAATTACCCcatcagagaaggaaaaagagtaaagaaagccTACAAGACTTGAAGGGTActataaaatgaacaaatgtcTTACCATGGGAATTCCACAAGGAGAAGAGAAGTCAAAAGGCACAGAAAATCTATTTAATGAAATCATAGCTGAAAATTTCTCACATCTGGGAAGAGATATGGACATTCAAATCCAGTAAGCTCAATGGCCCCCAGTAGATTTAGACTAAAAACAGCCTCCCAGAGGCACATTATGGTTACACCTCAAAGgcaattctaaaaacagcaagagaaaaccaTCAAGTCACATGTAAGGGAGTTCCCATTAGACCAAAAGTGGATATCTCTGCAGAAACCTTAAAGGCCAGGAGAGGATGGGATGATATATTAAAAGGGTCAAAAAAAATATCACAAGCCAAGATACTATGTCCAGCCAAGctttccttcagaaatgaaagagaaataaactctTTCTTACGTAACCAAAACCAACAGAATTCACCActactagacctgccttacaagaaatgctcaggGGAATTCTACATCTGGAAGCAAAAAGAtaatcactatcatgaaaacacatggaaataTAAAACTTACTAGCAGagggaaaagaataaaacactactacagaaaaccaccaaaccataATGATAAtatgaggggaaaaaaggaagaaagaacatatAAAATGACCAGAGTACAGTaaacaaaatgacaggaatatGTCCTCActtatcaatattaaccttgaatgtgaACAAATTGAATTCCCCAGTTAAAATTTGAAATGGACTTCCTGAGTAGATAAAAATAACATTGTCCAACtatatgttgcctacaagaaactccaTTCACCtttaaagatacacatagacttaAAGTGAAAGATTGGagaaagatattccacacaaatggtAACCAAAAGCAAGTAGGAGTAGCTTTACTTATATGACAAATCAGACTAAGTCAACAATtgtagaaagagacaaagaaggtcattattaTGGTTTAAGATTTCCCATTACAACTTAGCTTTAAGAAATAATCACTTGTGGCATATAAATTAGTATTATCcattactgcagcattattcacaatagtcaagatacagaCTCAacttaagtatccatcaacagatagaagggtaaagaaaatgtgacatatatatacaACAGAATATTGTTCAGCcgggccaggcgcagcggctcaagcctgtaaacccggcactttgggaggccaaggcgggcggatcacaaggtcaggagatcaagaccatcctggctgacatgatgaaaccccgtctctactaaaaatacaaaaaaaaaaaaaaaatcagccaggcgtggtggtgggcgcctgtagtcccagctactcaggaggctgaagcaggagaatggcattaacccgggaggcggggcttgcagtgagccgagatcgcaccactcttctccaccctgggtgacagagcaagactctgtctcaaaatatatatatatatatatatatatatatatagttcagtcttcaaaaagaaagaaatcctgtcattcatgaCAAAATGTATcgtctggaggacattatgttaggtAAAATAAGCTAGgagcagaaagataaatatcataGTTCCCATTTATATGGGAAAGCTTACTAGCTTATCTCCTAGAAGTaaagagtagaacagtggttactgGAGACTGGGAAAGGTAGGAGGGAGGTAAGGAATAGAGAGAGATTGCTTAAAGGAtaaaaaaattatagctagatagaAAAAATAAGTCCTAGTGTTCTAAAGCAGTATCAGCTAACTATAACtaacaataaattattatatatttccaAATACATTAAAGAGAGGATTTTTGGaagttcccaacacaaagaaatgataaatatttgcgCTGATGGTATGcaaattaccctgatttgatcactatatATTCATGGTGTATCACATCACCATGTATCCCAGATATGTAGGATCATTAtgtgttaattttaaaatcttaaatattataaaaaataatataatcaataATTCTGGAAGGAATTATGTGTATTTGAGAGGAGATTTGagtcttttttactttaaattatctAAGTAACTTAAAAATTAGTATCTACATATTATTCATAAATtttttaataagttttaaaacttttaatttcacCTACCTGATTATCATTATTTAGAAAGTCTTCAAGAACCCCTGTAGCACTCTTTGCCCTTGAAGTTTGTTGAGGACTATCATCAGAGTTAACAGGAATAGGAGATTTGCTAAACAGGATTTAAAGGATGCAAGATAGTAATTACGTTCCCAATTTCTAAAAAGTAAACAGTACATGATTTAAGAATTCTCATTTAAATACAAGTAATCACCAAGAAATAATCATCATGGATATGATCCATATTAATGTTGTATGGTAATTCCCTCATCTTCTCCCTAAACTGATACCAGAATCCAACCCCTTCTTATCTCCCTGCTTCCCTTTTCAAGTTTTAAgaaaacactatgaagaaactgaagatatCAGCATTCAGCTAAACAAGACCTGAACTATAGACTATGCTCCACAAGTTCACCTTGTTTGAAATAAACAGTACATTTTTCCAATTAAACACTGTTACCAGATAATAATCAACAACCCCATGAAGTATTAAAAGTTTTTACTAGAATGGCAGTTAAATGTTCTCCTACTTGAAGGCAACAGAACAGACTTCCCCTTTATAACTGGTATTAACATAAAGGACAGATTATTCTGGAAAAAGAATTCTGAAATTAACATTCCTGCATGCAATCTCAGTCCCACTCACTGTATGACCTTAGGTAATTTATCTGAATTTCAGTTTCAACATTTGTAGTCCCATCTATCTCACAGATATATTGCATAAACTGAATTAATTTTCTATGTACTTAGTACATTTAATAAATAcctatttttttcctgatattcACAGGGTAGTAGAGGAAAGGGTATCCCCAGCAAAAATAAGAATGTTCCAAGAATCCAATTCTATTAATCACAAAAATGAATTCAACCTATTTCTCTCTTATTCTTACATCACTATAAGGTATGTTTGTAACTCAAGAACTCAGATATCTAAGaatctttttttaacatttacacAATGCTGATGTTTTTCTTAATAAGCATGCTTCTTTATTGACATATTTGATTTCTAATTCACAAGCTCTTTCATACTATCAGGTAGTCCTTTCCCCGATTCTTTACTAACACTTTGTAGATCTGCCCATCTGTTATTAAAAAACATTTACCACACTGTTGAAGACGGGTAAAGAGTACATAGAGGTTCATTATGTTATTCTACTTTCGTAATTTATTTGAGCTTTCCCAtaatagctgttttaaaaaagcaatgatctgattgtggttttgctCTACTACTTAAAATACTACCTTGAGTACTcctattccattttgtttttgatgACAGGTTGATGATAATTTGTCAATCTCAAACTGAGATCTATTCCTTCTCAGCAATTCATCACTAGTTTTATCTACAAACATTCCCATCACAATATAAATTCAGTCTTCCAAATTGAATTGTTATATGCAAGGTACTCAGCCAAACTATTGATAGTATGAATTATACAAGTTAGAAGTTACattatcaaattataaaatacattaagtaCATTCGAAAATTTTAAGCACCTCTGATACTACTTGCTTGCCCATTTTGGTTCCAATTAAAATCAAAGTATTGCAACTATGATACTTTATTAATACACAGAACAAGTGATAAAATAAGCAACTAGGAAACAAGAAGGATAAGAGAAGTTAAGCATTACATGAACTCATTATCAACctaagtttaaatatatatatatctaaacatatatatgaaataaatgatatatatgtgatatatatgaaatatatatggaGAAATTAAgctaaaaggagaaaacaaaatattctagATAATCATCATCACTACTAAAATTTATAAGAGAGTTCATTCTAGGTCAGAAACCTTATATTCATTTTCTAGTCaaattaatcctcacaataaccctgaaGCAGACATTATTTCTCCATCTTTAAAGTTTAGAGAAGTCAAGTAAATTGTACAAGGCCATACAGCAAGAAAATGGCATAGGTAGGCTTCTAAATTGGAATTATAGTCAATGTCTACATTCTGAAAACAGACAATCAactgagaataaaaaaaaaaaattcaggaactAATAGACTCTGTCTATAACAGAATGAAAGTTTAGACAACTGAAGATAATAAATTAACAAAGCCTAAGGCATGATATGGGGTTAGCAATAAGGCATTTCTGATAATAAAAAATGTACCATCATTTAAGGAAAACAACAACTATAAGGGAAagtaaaatgtaaacaataagaaatctgtaactctaggccgggcacagtggctcaagcctgtaatcccagcactttgggaggccgaggcaggcggatcacgaggtcaggagttcgagaccagcctggtcaacatggtgaaaccctgtctctactaaaaatacaaaaattagctgggcatggtggtgcaggcctgtaattccagctactggggaggctgaggcaggaaggcaggagaatggcttgaacccaggaagcggaggttgcagtgagccgagatggtgccactgcattccagcctgggtgacagaacaagactccatctcaaaaaaaaaaaaaaaaaaaagaaatttgtaactCCATTATATGGAGAGAATATAGAGGAACAGAGGAAAAGCTTtaagtcagaagaaaataacaagaatTTCATAACCCTACTCTGCAAAATAATTGTTTCTGGTTCTAATCCCTCATATTAAGATGCTTATCAATAAttataatgaaacaaaatgaacacGTAACAAAGACAGATGTTATATAAAGTACCTAAGGTTATGAAACATCATACCATCTTGTggtaataaacaaaaaatgaaatttaaagcaagTAACACAAAGCTATGTTCTATGGAATTACAATATTATTAATCAccattcatttaaatataaatcagatattcacatgacatttttcatttggaaaactaAACAGTTTTTCCATTGTCACTTACTTACAAAGTAACAGGAATATTTTCCCATGATCTTTCTGCTTCAAGTTTATCTAATGAGCAAGGACTGTCATCCTTTTTCATGGACTTTGGTAATTCTTCAGTACACTGCTCTAGATTTCTCTTGGCCTTCAAGATAAGCAATTCAATTTTGTCACCTAATTGTAAAAGATGACTATtaatccttaaagaaaaaaattaatgtaaagcaTAGCAAGATCTCACAAAGTCAACAAGAGTTCTGATCATTTGGAATGTACATTCATCTATAACAGCAAATTATGTTACAATGTGACATctcaagcaaagaaaaaaatgggagaaaagacaTATTCTAGGTACAAAATGCTGTATGTGAAGattataagcattttaaaaagatgtattacatgaaaacaaaacataaaagctCCCAGATATCACATCAACTTACAGCATttcttttggtttaaaaaaaaagaaaaagaactataaGCTATAAACAAAGTATTACCACTGAATGGCTTTGTGGATTGTCCTGGGAGAAGTGGATTCTCACATTCACATTGACTATGTTCAAAATCACATTTGTATTCATTAACTAATTCTTTATCATCACTCAAGGAATTTGAAAAGTTTGAGGGTTCAAAAGCATATTCAAAACAATCTAATTTATTCATAAGCTGAGAAGTTCCTTGTGCCTGACGACTGTGTCTATGGGAACACTGatcatctttaaatatttgacaaaCCCTTTGACTATTTGCATCAGGTAGCAAGTCTTGATTGTGGAGCCAGACTGGGTATTTGAAATCAGGTATACTAGTTATCCCTGAAACATTAAGGTCAGATTTCTGGCTAGTGAGCCATCTTGGATAATTCTTTTCAAGACTGTGTTCTGAACTGTCCTTGAAAGACGATTTCTTGGGAAAAGACAAAGATGATTCAGAAATGCAATTATTAGTCCTATTCATAAGTTTTGGGTTTTTTAGCCTACCACATTGCTTTCCATTTATATTTGTGCATACAACAGGAGTAACAAAGTTATCCTTGCCCACGGGAGTGGAGGGTCCTTGAAAATCTGGATTCTTCTCAACGTCTGATGAACCCAGTCTTCCATGGCATTTCTTGTTTATCTTGTTCGTTCGGTGACTCGGTCCAACATAAGAAAATGATCCATCTGCTGGGAGTCTTAAAAGATCATCAGTTGTTAGGCTCATGGAGTCTATGTCATTAATAGTCTGTCTTCTACAGGATATGAAGTTTGAGTGCTTTTTGTGATCAAGGTTttcaaaagctgaaaaacaaataacagttctatttattacaaacaaatattttataatatccaACAGTAAATGAGaattaagaatttaaaagttattttgctGCTTTCCCCTTATCCTCACTAAAGCTTcgattaaaagtataaaaaggtATAGGTTGATAAAATAGGATGTGCTTTTTTTCTCACATGATTCTTCATTCTGTGTTAATTTCTGCATGTTTCTCTCCAACCTCCTGAATTTTCCTGTGTTCTCGAATTTACTGTTTCTTCAACTTTTTTCATCTAGACATATTTGATACACTAATACAATCATAGTAACATTGGTCACTCAGTATTGGCTGtagcttagaaaaaaatatgctaTTAAACTAGGTGGAAAAATAACTTGTTTTCTCACCTACAAACCCTGCAATGGCATGGATTACACATAGAGAACAgctcttctcattcttttcttctggaatatACTGACCACATACCCCTAAGAACTGAACACAAACTTTTTCTATTCTAGGGTCGTTCTGTAAGTGTTCAGTAAAGTAGTAACTGACTTATCAACAACTGCATTTTCCAAACCTGTCTTCAAGGAAGCTTTATTATGGACAAACTCTTAACATCTTGTGAATATTAACATCTTGTGAATGTTCCATAGAGAATTATATAATCATTTTACAAAAATACCCAGATCTCAATATTATAAGTTATTTTtactcaaaaataacaataataatgtcaAACTTTACAATATTACAGTACATCTCTCAAATGCTTCAAAACATATgaacataaagaaaacataaaaaataaaagcataccaTTGTTTGGTTTGTAAATATAGTTGCAGAACTGTGACATATTAGTAAAATTCTCATCAATGTTAATTTTTCCAGTGCTGGTACCAGGATACATTTGGCTTAGATCAAAATCATCAATATAAGCCTGTAGAGCTTGAGAAGCAGATCTGTACAGCTTATCTTTATAGTGATAAGAGCCATCAGAATTAGAGGAATTACTACCACTCAGGCTGCAGCTTGCCAGCAGCGAAGACACTGAAGATTCCCGAGAACAAAGTCTatgttttgtctttgattttgcCATGGCTTCTTCAAAGTGGATTATTTCTATTCATTTCCCTTAAAAACAACtgtaatacaaaaacaaaatgttaaggtGCCAATTAAAATAGTGACCATATACAAACAAAATTACTAAATATGTAAacctttcataattttctttaaagaataaaatccATTATCTATAACAGACACTCCTTGTTTGGAATTGTAGATTTTTTTGTTATCTTTATTATTGTGAATTTCTTAATCAatgatttagaaaacattttgtgaGTACCTACTACGTGCCTGGAAGTATGTATACAAAAATAATCTGAGAATATACATGGAAAAGACCAAGGAAAGAGTACTCACTCCTTAAAAAGTCCTAAAAACTACTTACGAATAGTCTTTTCTCTTATGGTGATATATTCTATGACATCACAATACCTAAAATTCCCCTAtacacaatatttttcaaattataagcCTACCACCATGTGCTGCAAATAgtgctcaataatttttttaaagccatcaaaTGAAGTATTCAAAAGAAGAAGGAACAAAGGAGAATATTTACTTTCAATGTTATAAATGCTAGTACATTTACAACATTTAACTGTAAATAAACTGTAGGTCTTATTCTGGAATGAGCTAGCAATATGCACGTTTCCTAACATAGTTAATAACCACTTCCTGACCTTCGTTTTTTGCTACCACCCTCCCTATTTTCAATTCTTATGTTAAATGGATTCAGCTCACCTCTTTTAAAGGAACCTTAAATAATGTGAAAATCAACTCAACGTGTTCTTCTTACTGTTTGTCCGTTATTAAAATTGAGAGAATCCCTGTCCACCTCAGTACAGTAATTGCATGTATATTTGAAAACCTAAGAAATAACAGAACGAACCGGCACTAATTCAGTCCATGatgacattctttttaaaattaaagcaattgaTATCCTATACTAAAAAAGTACTGTTGAGGACTTAACATATGCTATGATgttataatgtttaatttttggctataattttagaaatatttaagttAGAACAACTTGTAATCTTAACTATTAAATTTGGCTTTAAAATATCGAAAGTTTTCTAATTAAATAAGAGACAAAGTAAGACATCATCCTACCACAGCGTTAGAGCATACAATGGCCATTACAAGAGATCTGACCGTGGTCAGTGCAAATGGCAGAACATAAGGAGGTAACAGTTGTTTCGTCTCACTGATTTCTCTGAATGCTGTAATACTGGTATTATCTCTGACGAATGGCTAAACTAAGCCAGCTTCACCTTTTTCGTATCCCTTTTATTTAAAGAAGTTTGAATTCACTCAAATAAATTTGTTTGGATAAGCCTGACCAAACGTTTTCCCTCTTTGAATGCCGAACAGgctactgattttattttacaaaacctTAAAAGAGAAAGCTGTTGTATTGGTATCTGTAAGTGGATGATAACATTTACTAGTTATTTCAACACACAggacagacaaaaagaaaatgcacaattTAAGTTTTATTATGAAAAGTTTTCCAACTTTTCCCCAAAAGTGTATGCAAAAGTAGAATCATTCAATAAACCCCTATGCACTCATTATCCTGCTTCCAACAATCACTGAACAGATCCCAGTTGTGGCTGAAGGTGGGTATGGACCCACCCACttcttcccacttcagccacaGGATTATTTTGAATCCCATATATCTCACGCAAATCCCATATATCTTACCATTTCCTCTGTACAGGCTTCAGTTCGAATCTCCAAAAGAAAATCCATCAcgcagaaaaacagaattttaaacttATTGACAAGAAATTTCAACTACCTTTGATTCAAAAACAGAACGTTCAGTGTCAAATAGCCAATGGGAATATCGCACAGGAAATTAAGAACAACTCTTGGAAATAGCTCTGTAACTCCTAAGTTAGGAAAGGGAACGTTTG is a genomic window containing:
- the C18H18orf54 gene encoding lung adenoma susceptibility protein 2 isoform X2, whose amino-acid sequence is MAKSKTKHRLCSRESSVSSLLASCSLSGSNSSNSDGSYHYKDKLYRSASQALQAYIDDFDLSQMYPGTSTGKINIDENFTNMSQFCNYIYKPNNAFENLDHKKHSNFISCRRQTINDIDSMSLTTDDLLRLPADGSFSYVGPSHRTNKINKKCHGRLGSSDVEKNPDFQGPSTPVGKDNFVTPVVCTNINGKQCGDKIELLILKAKRNLEQCTEELPKSMKKDDSPCSLDKLEAERSWENIPVTFKSPIPVNSDDSPQQTSRAKSATGVLEDFLNNDNQSCTLSGGKHHGPVEALKQMLFNLQAVQARFNQNKTTEPKEEIKQVSEDDFSKLQLKESMIPITRSLQKALHHLSRLRDLVDDTNGEQSPKM
- the C18H18orf54 gene encoding lung adenoma susceptibility protein 2 isoform X1; protein product: MAKSKTKHRLCSRESSVSSLLASCSLSGSNSSNSDGSYHYKDKLYRSASQALQAYIDDFDLSQMYPGTSTGKINIDENFTNMSQFCNYIYKPNNAFENLDHKKHSNFISCRRQTINDIDSMSLTTDDLLRLPADGSFSYVGPSHRTNKINKKCHGRLGSSDVEKNPDFQGPSTPVGKDNFVTPVVCTNINGKQCGRLKNPKLMNRTNNCISESSLSFPKKSSFKDSSEHSLEKNYPRWLTSQKSDLNVSGITSIPDFKYPVWLHNQDLLPDANSQRVCQIFKDDQCSHRHSRQAQGTSQLMNKLDCFEYAFEPSNFSNSLSDDKELVNEYKCDFEHSQCECENPLLPGQSTKPFSGDKIELLILKAKRNLEQCTEELPKSMKKDDSPCSLDKLEAERSWENIPVTFKSPIPVNSDDSPQQTSRAKSATGVLEDFLNNDNQSCTLSGGKHHGPVEALKQMLFNLQAVQARFNQNKTTEPKEEIKQVSEDDFSKLQLKESMIPITRSLQKALHHLSRLRDLVDDTNGEQSPKM
- the C18H18orf54 gene encoding lung adenoma susceptibility protein 2 isoform X3, encoding MAKSKTKHRLCSRESSVSSLLASCSLSGSNSSNSDGSYHYKDKLYRSASQALQAYIDDFDLSQMYPGTSTGKINIDENFTNMSQFCNYIYKPNNAFENLDHKKHSNFISCRRQTINDIDSMSLTTDDLLRLPADGSFSYVGPSHRTNKINKKCHGRLGSSDVEKNPDFQGPSTPVGDKIELLILKAKRNLEQCTEELPKSMKKDDSPCSLDKLEAERSWENIPVTFKSPIPVNSDDSPQQTSRAKSATGVLEDFLNNDNQSCTLSGGKHHGPVEALKQMLFNLQAVQARFNQNKTTEPKEEIKQVSEDDFSKLQLKESMIPITRSLQKALHHLSRLRDLVDDTNGEQSPKM